From a region of the Sorex araneus isolate mSorAra2 chromosome 10, mSorAra2.pri, whole genome shotgun sequence genome:
- the LOC129399153 gene encoding C-type lectin domain family 2 member D11-like encodes MHEHFACPHMWIGFGNKCFYFSEDTRNWTFSQVFCESREAHLVQIDTSEELTFLKRYKGPYDHWIGLSRESPSHSWKWTNNTGDNIVFPVRGTGECAYLNDNGVSSARIYSDKKWICSKPNVSTCQIA; translated from the exons ATGCATGAGCATTTCGCCTGCCCACACATGTGGATTGGATTTGGAAacaagtgcttttatttttctgaagacaCAAGGAACTGGACATTCAGCCAGGTTTTTTGTGAATCAAGAGAAGCTCATCTCGTTCAGATTGACACCTCAGAGGAACTG ACATTTCTAAAAAGGTACAAAGGCCCCTACGACCATTGGATAGGCCTTAGCAGAGAATCGCCAAGTCACTCTTGGAAATGGACAAATAACACTGGAGACAACATTGT gtttccGGTCAGAGGAACTGGGGAATGTGCCTACTTAAATGACAATGGCgtgagcagtgccaggatttACTCAGACAAAAAATGGATTTGTAGCAAACCCAATGTCTCCACCTGTCAAATTGCTTGA